In Pseudomonas grandcourensis, the DNA window GTTTTCCCCTGTCGCCGCGGTCCAGAGCGGATGCTAGTCTTGCTCAACGTTGTTGTCGGGGATCCGCATGGGCAATCACAAGATCGAGATTCGTCGCAGTAACGTCGAAAAAATCCTGCTGGGGGCGGAAAAGGTCTTCGCTGAAAAGGGCTTCGGCAGCACCGCCATGGCCGACATCGCCGCTGAAGTGCAACTACCGCGTTCCAACCTGCACTACTACTTCAGCACCAAGACCGAGTTGTACAGCGCCGTGCTGTTCGACTTGCTGGAAGTCTGGAAGCAGGACGCGCTGTGCTTCGAGATGTTCGATGACCCGCGTGTGGTGCTCAGCAGCTACATCCGCGCCAAGATGAACCATTCCCGCAGCCGGCCTTACGGTTCGAAAGTCTGGGCCAACGAAATCATCCACGGCGCGCCGACCCTCGGCGCAGCACTGGACGCGAGCCTGTACGACTGGGCCAAGATGAAGGAAGCGAAAATCCGTCAGTGGGTGGACGACAAACGCATCCTGCCGGTGGAGCCCTCGAGCCTGCTGTACATGATCTGGGCCTCGACCCAGCACTATGCCGACTTCGATCACCAGGTGAATATTCTCAATGATCATCAGCCGCTGTCCGATATGCAGTTCGAGAAGGCGGTGCAGACGGTGACCAGTGTGATTTTGCGTGGGATTGGGTTGGAGCCGTAGGGCATTATCATGATGCTGCAGTGCTTAGTTAGTTTCTGATTTGTTGTGCCGGATTTTTTGTTTTTTCATGAATTTCGACACTGTATCGCTTTATGGCAAGGATAGTCCTTTTTCTATAAGTTTTCAGGTCTTCAAGTTCGTGTCTCTTTCGGTTGGATGTATGAAAGTTATCTATTTTGTTGCTGAGTTGGTTGTATCTTATTCGTAGTCTTGGAGTTACGTAGGTTTTGAAGTTTTTATCGGCGACTTTTAGGTTGTCATATTTTATTCCGTAGGCCAATTCTCTTTGATATTGTGTCTCGGGTTTTTTAGATTTGTAAACGAGATTGATGGGGAGTTCGTGCTCGAATTCCTCTGGTTGAGAGCCTAACCTTGATATGCCGTGATTGCTCCCTGGTGGTTCTTTGCTTGTTGATTGTTTTGATAGATGGTTTGATCACGCATTAGGTGGTGCTTTTTTGGTTTTCTGAATAGTGGTAGCTGTTGGGTTAATATTATTAAACGGGTTTTTGGTGATTACCGAGGCTCGATAGAGTGGGTTTTTGACGATTATAGGCCTGTGACCTAAAAGCATTCTAATGCGACTGCTACCGCTCGGATCGCTAAAGTTTATTGGGTCATTTTCACAATACGCATACGAATTAATTCCCCCATCACCAAAAGGACTCAATTCATCCGGATTGTTAAAACGCATCAATGCCGGATTAAAAACCCGCTTCCCTTGTCCCAGCAAATAATGACCTGTAATACCGTCAAGGCACTCACCGTTAAACCCGAGCAAGCTGCTCAATCCACTTTCAGCCGGACGGTGTCCGTACGCGGAGTAAGCCATGCGCTCGCGACGGGTCGCTGAAAGGGTTTGCAATACCGAATGCGCCTGATCCGTTGCCAATAGAAGGGTGTCGGTGGCGCCGGCCAGGGTCTGCCGTTGCCCCAGGGGTTGTTCCCCATGGCGAAAGATCGTTTGCTGATCCTCTTCTCCCAGTTCCGTCACCAGGTCGTTCTCTTGATAGAAGCGTTGTGTGAATGTCTGCTCTTGGGCCTGCAAGCCCGCCAGGCGGTCCAGTGGATCGTATTTATAGCGACGCAGAATTTTCATGGGACGAATTCCCTTCGGCTATTTGACGGAATCAGCCTCTGACTTTTTTTGTGGGGCGTCTACTAGCAGAACTGATAGGCAGTGAGGTGTGTTGGCGATGATCGGGGGATATCAGCGCTGGGTGCGGTCGCAAGAGAATGGATTGAAGCTTTGAGGTTTGTGGTGGCTGTACTGGCCTCTTCGCGGGCAAGCCCGCTCCCACAGGTATCTCTGGTGTACACAACATTTGCGTACGACATAAACCACTGTGGGAGCGGCGGTGCGGCGATCCGACTTGCCCGCGAAGGCGCCGGATCAGGCGCCACTCATATCAAGGACTGACGTGATACGGATTCCTCGGATCATGATTCCAGTCCAGGAACGGCTTGCCGTTCTCCACAGGCACCATCTCGATACAGTCCTGCACCGGGCAGGTGATCTGGCACAAGTTGCATCCCACGCACTCCTCATCGATCACTTGATACTTGTGAGTGCCGTCCGCTTGCTTGAGGCTGGCCACGGCCTGGTGCGAGGTGTCCTCACACGCGATATGGCAGCGACCACAACCAATACACGCCTCCTGGTCGATTTTCGCGATCACCTGATAGTTGATGTCCAGGTACTTCCAGTCCGTGGTGTTGCCCACCGCGCGGCCGGAAAACTCCGAAATGCTGGCGTAGCCCTGACTGTCCATCCAGCGCGACAAGCCGTCCTTCATCTCCTCGACAATCCGGAAACCATGCAGCATCGCCGCCGTGCACACCTGCACCGAGCCACTGCCGAGCGCGATGAATTCCGCGGCGTCGCGCCAGTTGCCGATGCCGCCGATGCCGCTGATCGGCAGGCCCTGGGTCTGTGGGTCGCGGGCGATTTCGGCGACCATGTTCAAGGCAATCGGCTTGACCGCCGAGCCGCAGTAACCGCCGTGGGTGCTTTGGCTGCCGACCATGGGGTTGGCGACCATGCGTTCGAGGTTGACGCTGGTGATCGAGTTGATGGTGTTGATCAACGACACTGCATCGGCACCGCCACGGTGGGCGGCGCGGGCGGCGACACGGATGTCGGTGATGTTCGGCGTGAGCTTGACGATCACCGGCAACGAGCAATACGTCTTGCACCAGCGGGTGACCTGTTCCACGTATTCCGGCACCTGGCCGACCGCTGCACCCATGCCCCGTTCAGGCATGCCGTGGGGGCAACCGAAGTTCAGCTCGATGCCGTCGGCGCCAGTGGCTTCTACCAGCGGCAGGATGTGCTTCCAGGATTCTTCGACGCAGGGCACCATCAAGGACACGATCAGCGCACGGTCCGGCCAGTCCTTCTTGACCTGGGTGATTTCCCGCAGATTGATCTCCAGCGAGCGGTCGGTGATCAGCTCGATGTTGTTAAAGCCCAGTACCTCCCGGTTAGCCCCGAAGTGCGCCGAGTAGCGCGACGACACGTTCACCGCCGCCGGGTCTTCCCCCAGGGTTTTCCAGACCACGCCACCCCAGCCGGCCTCGAAGGCGCGGACCACGTTGTAGGCCTTGTCGGTCGGCGGCGCAGAGGCCAGCCAGAATGGATTGGGTGCTTTGATGCCGGCGAAGACAATCGATAGATCGGCCATTTACGCAGCCTCCACGTTGAGCATCAGTTGAGCATTGATCGCCTCGGCGGCGCGCTTGCCATGCTGCACGGCCTGCACGGTGAGGTCTTGATCGAGGCTGGTGCAGTCGCCGCCGGCATACACGCCGGGGATGCTGGTGCGCAGGTTTTCATCGACTTCGATGCGCTCGCCCTGACGCTTGAGTTCACGGGCCAGCGGATCGCTGAGAGCACTGCTGTCGAAGGCCTGGCCGATGGCCTTGAAGATCGCGTCGGCGGCCAGTTCGAAGGTTTCACCGGTGGTTTGCAGGCGGCCTTCGACCAGATGTGTACGGGCGAAACGCATGCCGCGCACGCGGCCGTGGTCGTCGAGCAGCACTTCTTCGGGTTGGGCCCAGGTCATCAGCCGCACCTGATTGGCCTTGGCAATCTCCTGTTCGTGATGGGTGGCGCCCATGTCCTCAACGCCGCGGCGGTACACCAGATTCACGTCGTGGGCACCGAGGCGGGCCATTTGCACCGCCATATCGATGGCGGTGTTGCCCGCGCCGAGGACGATGCAGTGGTCGGCCAGGGGCAGTTGGCTCAGGTCATCGGCCTGGCGCAGTTCGCGGATGTAGTCGGTGGCGGCGAGCAGGCCGGGCGCGTCTTCGTGGGCCAGGCCCAGCTGTTTGCTGGCATTGAGTCCGAGGCCGAGGAACACCGCATCGAACTGTTGGTGCAGTTCGCTGAGGGTCAGGTTCTCCCCGAGCTTCTGCCCGTGGCGGATTTCGATGCCGCCGATTTCCAAGAGGAACTCAAGCTCCTTTTGCGCGTAGTCATCCACCAGTTTGTATTTGGCGATCCCGTACTCGTTGAGGCCGCCAGCCTTTTCCCGCGCCTCGAAGATCACCACGTCATGCCCGTGCATGGCGCTGCGGTGGGCGCAGGACAAACCGGCCGGACCGGCACCCACCACGGCGATGCGTTTGCCGGTGGCGGCAGCACGCTGGAAGGGGTGGGCGCTGAAGTGGGCGTTGTCCACGGCGTAGCGTTGCAGCAGGCCGATCATCACCGGTGCACATTCGTGAGCGTTGTTACGCACACAGGCTTGCTGGCAAAGAATTTCCGTCGGGCAGACCCGGGCGCAACTGCCGCCGAGGATGTTGGCCGAGAGGATTTTCTGCGCCGCGCCTTGCACGTTGTCCTGCGCAATGTTGCGGATGAACGAGGGAATGTCGATCTCGCTCGGACAGGCACTGACGCAGGGCGCGTCGTAGCAATACAGGCAGCGCGAGGCTTCCAGGTGCGCCTGGCGCTCGTTGAGCGGCGGCGCCAGGTCGGTGAAGTGGCCGGCGAGGGCGGCCGCATTCTCTTGGGGATGCGGGAGATGGTCCAGGGTCTTGATCACGGTTTTGGCCTCACGGTTATTTGAGGTGCTGCCTCTGAATGGGCATTGTTTTTTGTGTTGTCTGGGCTGACGTCATCGCGAGCAAGCTCGCTCCCACAGGGATTTGTGAACACTGAAGATCCACTGTGGGAGCGAGCTTGCTCGCGATAGGCCGAAGGCCGCTCTCAGCGTTTCACAGCAACCGGCTGATTCAACTCAGCCCGCTTGCTCAGCAAATCAAACACCGCCGGATACGCCGGCCGCTCGATATACCGCCCGGCTCCACGCTCTGCCCGCAGGTCACCGTCGGCCCAGACCACGCGGCCCTGGCTGATGGTGTGGCTGGGCACGCCGCGCACGGTCTTGCCTTCGAAGATGTTGAAGTCCACCTGCTGATGGTGGGTCTTGGCGGAAATGGTCCGTGTGCCTTGCGGGTCCCACAGCACCAGGTCGGCATCGCTACCCACACGAATCGCGCCTTTGCGTGGGTAGAGGTTGAAGATCTTCGCTGTGTTGGTGGAAGTCAGCGCGACGAATTGCTGCATCGAAAAGCGTCCGCTGTTCACCCCTTCATCCCACAACACCGCCATGCGGTCTTCGATGCCGGCGGTGCCGTTGGGGATTTTGCTGAAGTCATCCTTACCGGCGGCTTTTTGCTCGGCGCAGAAGCAGCAGTGATCAGTGGCGGTGGTGTGCAGGTTGCCCGATTGCAGGCCATGCCAGAGCGCCTCTTGATGGCCGCGAGGACGGAACGGCGGGCTCATCACGTAACCGGCGGCGGTCTGCCAGTCCGGATCGCGGTAGACGCTGTCGTCCAGCAACAGGTGCCCGGCCAGCACTTCGCCGTAGACCGGCTGGCCCTTGCCCCGGGCGTAGGTGATTTCGTCCAGCGCTTCCTTGGTCGAGACGTGGACCAGGTACAGCGGCGTACCCAGGGTTTCGGCGATGCGGATCGCCCGGCTCGCGGCCTCGCCTTCAACCTGTGAAGGCCGCGACAGGGGATGCGCTTCCGGCCCGGTGATGCCCTGGGCCATCAGCTTGCGTTGCAGGTGATAGACCAGTTCACCGTTTTCTGCGTGAACGGTCGGCACTGCGCCCAGTTCAAGGCAGCGTTCGAAGCTCGCCACCAGGGTGTCGTCGGCGGCCATGATCGCGTTCTTGTAGGCCATGAAATGCTTGAAGCTGTTGACGCCGTGCTGGCTGACCAGCTCGGCCATTTCCTCGCGGACCTGTTCGCTCCACCAGGTGATGGCGACGTGAAAGCCGTAGTCCGACGCCGACTTCTCGGCCCAGCCGCGCCACTGATGGAAGGCTTCGAGCAAGGATTGCTGCGGATTGGGAATCACGAAGTCGATGATCGAGGTGGTGCCGCCGGCCAGTCCCGCCGCCGTGCCGCTGTAAAAGTCCTCGCTGGCCACCGTGCCCATGAAGGGCAGTTGCATGTGGGTGTGCGGGTCGATACCGCCGGGCATCAGGTATTGGCCGCTGCCGTCGAGCACTTCGGCGCCAGCAGGGACATCGAGATTTTCGCCGATGGCCTTGATCACGCCGTCTGCGCAATACACATCGGCGCGATAACTTTCATCATGGGTAATAACGGTGGCGCCACGGATCAACAGAGACATTCCGAGTTCCTCGCAGGCAATGACCGGCTTATGCCGGTTCTAGATGTTCTATACAAAAACAGTCAAGACAGATCGATTCCTGTCAGTGCTGTCAGGATTAAACGCTAGCTGCAGTTATTCGAATCGGCAAGAATATTTTTTATAAGCTTATTCAGTTATTAACTAATTGATATTTAACGATTAAATACAAGAGTCACCAAAATGGTGAGGCTGCTCACCATTTTGACGCACTTGACAGGATCGAAAAATAGTCAAGATTTCTTATGTGAAATCAGCTGTTTGAGTATGGTCTATGGTTGATGCGCAGCCATTGAAAAAAGATCAACGCACCAGTTTGAGTCCTGACTGTCCGGACAACTTGCCTGGCATTCCGCCTGAGTGGCCTGACAAGTAGTCGAGTCAGCGAATAAAGCTGATAAACATCAGTTGGTTGCAATGTGTTTATGGAACTGCCCGATGCTTGATCGGGGCACACGGCACGTTTATTGATGCCGCCAGCCCCTGATGAGCAACAATAATCAAAAGAACAGTGGAGCGGCCATGCAACAGATCAGATCGCAAGTGACCGAGCGCGACGGCTTGTTCGAGCTCGAAGCCGGCAGCGATGTCCTCGACAGTCCCCGTTACAACCACGACATTGCACCGACCAAGGTGCGCGAACGCACCTGGAACAAATGGCACATCACCGCGCTGTGGGTGGGGATGGCGATCTGTGTGCCGACCTACACCCTCGGTGGCGTGCTGACCGCGTACTTCGGCCTGAGCGTCGGTGAAGCGCTGCTGGCGATTCTGTTTGCCAACATCATCGTGCTGATTCCCCTGACGCTTAACGCCTTTCCCGGCACCAAGTACGGCATTCCCTTTCCGGTGCTGCTGCGCTCGTCCTTCGGCGTGCTCGGCTCCAACATTCCGTGCCTGATCCGTGCGCTGGTGGCGTGCGGCTGGTTCGGCATCCAGACCATGTTCGGCGGGCTGGCGATTCACCTGTTCCTCGGCTCGGTGTTCGAGGGCTGGAAATCCCTGGGCGGTACCGGCGAGGTCATCGGCTTCATGGTGTTCTGGGCACTGAACCTGTGGGTGGTGATTCGCGGCGCCGAGTCGATCAAATGGCTGGAAACCCTGTCGGCTCCGCTGCTGGTGCTGGTGGGCGCAGGCCTGCTGGTCTGGGCCATGCCCAACGTGTCGATGACCGAATTGCTGGCAATTCCGGCCAAGCGTCCCGAAGGTGCCGGCGTGGCCAGTTACTTCGCCGCCGGGCTGACGGCGATGGTCGGCTTTTGGGCCACGCTGTCACTGAACATCCCGGACTTCAGCCGCTACGCAAAAAGCCAGAAGGACCAGATTGTCGGGCAGATCATCGGACTGCCGCTGACCATGTTCCTGTTTGCCTCCCTCGGCGTGGTGATGACCGCGGCCTCGGTGAAGCTGGTGGGGGTGACGGTGTCTGATCCGGTGACGCTGATCGGCCATATCCAGAGCCCAGTGTGGGTCGCATTGGCCATGGCGCTGATCATCATCGCCACGCTGTCGACCAATACCGCAGCCAACATCGTGTCGCCGACCAATGACTTCCAGAACATCGCGCCCAAGGCGATCAACCGTACCAAGGCAGTATTGCTCACCGGGTTTGTCGGGTTGGCATTGATGGCCCATGAACTGCTGAAAAAACTCGGCCTGATCGTCTCGGACGTCAGTCTCGAAACCGTCTATTCCAACTGGTTGCTCGGTTATTCCAGCCTGCTGGGGCCAATTGCCGGGATCATGGTGGTGGATTATTTCCTGATCAAGAAACAGCAACTGGACCTTGCCGGCCTGTACCGCGATGACGTGTATCCGGCGTGGAACTGGAGCGGGTTCATCGCGTTTGGTGTGCCGGTGGTGTTGACGCTGCTGTCCCTGGGCAGCGATGCGTTCAGCTGGTTCTACAGCTATGGCTGGTTCACCGGCTCGGCGCTGGGTGGGGTTATTTATTACGGGTTGAATGCGATGCGGCCTAGCCCATCTGTTGCGAAATCTGCGGTGTGAACACTGGCCCCATCGCGAGCAGGCTCGCTCCTGCATGTGGAATGCATTCCCCTGTAGGAGCGAGCCTGCTCGCGATGAGGACTTCACAATCACCCAAAAATTGCCTGAAGAAACACACAAGAACAGCCTGAGGAGATCATCATGAACGCAGCCGTAGACGTTCTGCAGTCCAGCCATCAGCACATCAACCGCGACCGCCTGTGGCAATCGCTCATGGAACTGGCCAGGCTCGGCGCGACGGTCAAGGGCGGCGTGTGTCGCCTTGCCCTGACCGACCTCGACCGTCAGGCCCGGGACATCTTCGTCAAATGGTGTATCGATGCCGGCTGCACCGTCAGCATCGATGCCGTCGGCAACATCTTCGCCCGTCGCCCCGGGCGCAATCCCGAGCTGCCACCGGTGATGACCGGCAGCCACATCGACACCCAGCCCACCGGCGGCAAGTTCGATGGCTGCTTCGGGGTATTGGCCGGCGTCGAAGTGTTGCGCACCCTCAATGACCTCAACATCGAAACCGAAGCGCCGCTGGAAGTGGTGGTCTGGACCAACGAAGAAGGCTCGCGCTTCGCCCCGTGCATGATGGGTTCCGGCGTGTTCGCGGAAAAATTCACCCTCGAGGAAACCCTGGCCAAGGTCGATGCCGAGGGCGTGACGGTGGGCGAAGCGCTGAATGCCATTGGCTACGCCGGCCCGCGCAAAGTCAGCGGCCACAAAGTCGGCGCCTACTTTGAAGCCCACATTGAGCAAGGCCCGATCCTGGAAGACGAACGCAAGACCATAGGCGTGGTCATGGGCGCCCTCGGGCAGAAATGGTTTGACCTCAAACTGCGCGGCGTCGAAGCCCACGCCGGCCCGACCCCGATGCACCTGCGCAAGGACGCCTTGGTCGGCGCCGCGGTGATCGTCGGTGCGCTCAACCGCGCCGCCCTCAGCCATCAACCCCATGCCTGCGGCACCGTCGGTTGCCTGCAAGCCTATCCCGGCTCGCGCAACGTTATCCCCGGCGAAGTGCGCATGACCCTGGACTTCCGGCACCTGGAACCGGCGCGCCTGGACTCGATGATCGCCGAAGTGCGCGAAGTCATCGAAACCACCTGCGACGAACACGGCCTGACCTTCGAACTCACGCCAACGGCAGACTTCCCGCCGCTGTACTTCGACAAAGGCTGCGTCGAAGCGGTACGCGGCGCCGCCCAAAGCCTGGGCCTGTCGCACATGGACATCGTCAGCGGCGCAGGCCACGACGCAATCTTCCTCGCCGAACTCGGCCCGGCCGGGATGATCTTCGTGCCCTGCGAAGGCGGCATCAGCCACAACGAAATCGAAAACGCCGCGCCGGATGACCTGGCGGCCGGGTGTGCGGTGCTGTTGCGGGCGATGCTGGCGGCTTCGGCGGCGATTGCCGGCGTCAGTTAAGCAAGTGGCGGATTTACCCCATTGGGTGTGTAAGTACTTAAATAAAAGAAACGGCCTTCTGGCCGTTTTTTGTAGGCGAGAAAAGGCCGCAAGTAGATTCTTGCAGTGAATGCGTCGTTTCAGGCGCAGGAATATTCGAAACCACTGGATACTCAAAAAAAGCAGTTTCAAAAATCCGGTGTGTCGGTGAGTATGCCCGCTATTTGTGCATGTATTAACCGTCGTGCTGTCAGGTTCACCATGGAGAAATGGTTTATGACCATCAAGATCGAGGGGCTGATCGCCAACAAAGTTGGCTTCGCTTCTCACCAAAATGCTGTGCCGGTTCTGCGGGAGCTGACGGTGCACAACCACGGTGAGGCAGATTTCAACGATCTTGAACTGGAGCTTGTGGCAGATCCTCCCTTTCTCGAAGGTAAAACGTGGCGACTGGACCGTCTGAGTAAAGGTTCGACGGTTCATGTTTCCGAGCGCAATTTGGCGCTTAATGCCGGTTATCTTGCCAACCTTGCAGAAAGTCTTGCTGCAACCATCGTTCTGCGTCTTCGCTGCAAAGATGAAACGCTCTCCAGCCAATCGTTTCCGGTTGAGCTTCTGGCAAAAAATGAATGGGGCGGTATTAACTCCATGCCGGAGCTGCTGCCCGCGTTTGCAATGCCGAATGATCCTGCGGTCGATCGAATCTTGAAGTCTGCATCGGACGTTTTGCGTCGTGCAGGAAAAACAGATGGCATTGACGGGTACGAAAGCAAGTCCAGAACTAGGACATGGGAACTGGCCTCCGCGATATGGTCGGCTGTTTGCGGGTTAAGGCTGAGTTATGCGTTACCCCCTGCAAGCTTTGAAACCCAGGGGCAAAAGGTTCGAACACCGGGCCTTGTTCTGGACGGAGGTGTAGCAACGTGCCTGGATACGGCATTGCTTTTCGCGGCAGCTCTGGAGCAGGCCGGGCTAAATGCCCTGTTGATCATGACCAAAGGGCATGCGTTTGTTGGTGCCTGGCTTCAACCACAAGAGTTCTCTCAGCTCATTACGGACGAAGCCAGCGCGGTACGTAAGCGTATCGACTTGAAAGAATTGCTCGTATTTGAAACTACGCTCGCAACCCGTTTTCCTGTGCCGAGTTTCAGTCAGGCGATAAGCAATGCAGAACGGCAAATTAATGATGAAGACTTCATCATGGCCATTGATATACATCGGGCGCGTATGCAGCGCATCCGACCTTTGGCGTCGTCGGTATATCTGCCTAAGTCCGGTGCCACTGAAGAGCCAAAAGAAGTATCAGAGTCTTTGGAAGCAGCCCCCCCTTTGCCTGGCTTCGACATTGAGATATCTACCGATGCAGATTCCCCCGCCGGAAAGTTAACGCTTTGGCAGCGCAAACTTCTGGATCTCACCACACGCAACCGACTTCTTCACTTGCCGGATAGCGCAAAGGGTGTCCGACTGATTTGTCCTGATCCGGCGGAACTGGAGGATCAGCTCGCCAGCGGAAAGCGTATTCGTATTGTCTCGGTGCCAGATCTCGAAGCGGGAGGGCGAGATGCCGCTCTGTATGAGCAACAAAACCGGGAAAGTTTGCGCGATGAGTATGCCAGGACGGCTCTGTCTCGAGGCGAAGTACTTGCCACCCTGGAAAAGAGCAAG includes these proteins:
- a CDS encoding TetR/AcrR family transcriptional regulator, which gives rise to MGNHKIEIRRSNVEKILLGAEKVFAEKGFGSTAMADIAAEVQLPRSNLHYYFSTKTELYSAVLFDLLEVWKQDALCFEMFDDPRVVLSSYIRAKMNHSRSRPYGSKVWANEIIHGAPTLGAALDASLYDWAKMKEAKIRQWVDDKRILPVEPSSLLYMIWASTQHYADFDHQVNILNDHQPLSDMQFEKAVQTVTSVILRGIGLEP
- a CDS encoding RHS repeat-associated core domain-containing protein, giving the protein MKILRRYKYDPLDRLAGLQAQEQTFTQRFYQENDLVTELGEEDQQTIFRHGEQPLGQRQTLAGATDTLLLATDQAHSVLQTLSATRRERMAYSAYGHRPAESGLSSLLGFNGECLDGITGHYLLGQGKRVFNPALMRFNNPDELSPFGDGGINSYAYCENDPINFSDPSGSSRIRMLLGHRPIIVKNPLYRASVITKNPFNNINPTATTIQKTKKAPPNA
- the preA gene encoding NAD-dependent dihydropyrimidine dehydrogenase subunit PreA codes for the protein MADLSIVFAGIKAPNPFWLASAPPTDKAYNVVRAFEAGWGGVVWKTLGEDPAAVNVSSRYSAHFGANREVLGFNNIELITDRSLEINLREITQVKKDWPDRALIVSLMVPCVEESWKHILPLVEATGADGIELNFGCPHGMPERGMGAAVGQVPEYVEQVTRWCKTYCSLPVIVKLTPNITDIRVAARAAHRGGADAVSLINTINSITSVNLERMVANPMVGSQSTHGGYCGSAVKPIALNMVAEIARDPQTQGLPISGIGGIGNWRDAAEFIALGSGSVQVCTAAMLHGFRIVEEMKDGLSRWMDSQGYASISEFSGRAVGNTTDWKYLDINYQVIAKIDQEACIGCGRCHIACEDTSHQAVASLKQADGTHKYQVIDEECVGCNLCQITCPVQDCIEMVPVENGKPFLDWNHDPRNPYHVSP
- a CDS encoding NAD(P)-dependent oxidoreductase, producing MIKTLDHLPHPQENAAALAGHFTDLAPPLNERQAHLEASRCLYCYDAPCVSACPSEIDIPSFIRNIAQDNVQGAAQKILSANILGGSCARVCPTEILCQQACVRNNAHECAPVMIGLLQRYAVDNAHFSAHPFQRAAATGKRIAVVGAGPAGLSCAHRSAMHGHDVVIFEAREKAGGLNEYGIAKYKLVDDYAQKELEFLLEIGGIEIRHGQKLGENLTLSELHQQFDAVFLGLGLNASKQLGLAHEDAPGLLAATDYIRELRQADDLSQLPLADHCIVLGAGNTAIDMAVQMARLGAHDVNLVYRRGVEDMGATHHEQEIAKANQVRLMTWAQPEEVLLDDHGRVRGMRFARTHLVEGRLQTTGETFELAADAIFKAIGQAFDSSALSDPLARELKRQGERIEVDENLRTSIPGVYAGGDCTSLDQDLTVQAVQHGKRAAEAINAQLMLNVEAA
- the hydA gene encoding dihydropyrimidinase, whose protein sequence is MSLLIRGATVITHDESYRADVYCADGVIKAIGENLDVPAGAEVLDGSGQYLMPGGIDPHTHMQLPFMGTVASEDFYSGTAAGLAGGTTSIIDFVIPNPQQSLLEAFHQWRGWAEKSASDYGFHVAITWWSEQVREEMAELVSQHGVNSFKHFMAYKNAIMAADDTLVASFERCLELGAVPTVHAENGELVYHLQRKLMAQGITGPEAHPLSRPSQVEGEAASRAIRIAETLGTPLYLVHVSTKEALDEITYARGKGQPVYGEVLAGHLLLDDSVYRDPDWQTAAGYVMSPPFRPRGHQEALWHGLQSGNLHTTATDHCCFCAEQKAAGKDDFSKIPNGTAGIEDRMAVLWDEGVNSGRFSMQQFVALTSTNTAKIFNLYPRKGAIRVGSDADLVLWDPQGTRTISAKTHHQQVDFNIFEGKTVRGVPSHTISQGRVVWADGDLRAERGAGRYIERPAYPAVFDLLSKRAELNQPVAVKR
- a CDS encoding NCS1 family nucleobase:cation symporter-1 produces the protein MQQIRSQVTERDGLFELEAGSDVLDSPRYNHDIAPTKVRERTWNKWHITALWVGMAICVPTYTLGGVLTAYFGLSVGEALLAILFANIIVLIPLTLNAFPGTKYGIPFPVLLRSSFGVLGSNIPCLIRALVACGWFGIQTMFGGLAIHLFLGSVFEGWKSLGGTGEVIGFMVFWALNLWVVIRGAESIKWLETLSAPLLVLVGAGLLVWAMPNVSMTELLAIPAKRPEGAGVASYFAAGLTAMVGFWATLSLNIPDFSRYAKSQKDQIVGQIIGLPLTMFLFASLGVVMTAASVKLVGVTVSDPVTLIGHIQSPVWVALAMALIIIATLSTNTAANIVSPTNDFQNIAPKAINRTKAVLLTGFVGLALMAHELLKKLGLIVSDVSLETVYSNWLLGYSSLLGPIAGIMVVDYFLIKKQQLDLAGLYRDDVYPAWNWSGFIAFGVPVVLTLLSLGSDAFSWFYSYGWFTGSALGGVIYYGLNAMRPSPSVAKSAV
- a CDS encoding Zn-dependent hydrolase codes for the protein MNAAVDVLQSSHQHINRDRLWQSLMELARLGATVKGGVCRLALTDLDRQARDIFVKWCIDAGCTVSIDAVGNIFARRPGRNPELPPVMTGSHIDTQPTGGKFDGCFGVLAGVEVLRTLNDLNIETEAPLEVVVWTNEEGSRFAPCMMGSGVFAEKFTLEETLAKVDAEGVTVGEALNAIGYAGPRKVSGHKVGAYFEAHIEQGPILEDERKTIGVVMGALGQKWFDLKLRGVEAHAGPTPMHLRKDALVGAAVIVGALNRAALSHQPHACGTVGCLQAYPGSRNVIPGEVRMTLDFRHLEPARLDSMIAEVREVIETTCDEHGLTFELTPTADFPPLYFDKGCVEAVRGAAQSLGLSHMDIVSGAGHDAIFLAELGPAGMIFVPCEGGISHNEIENAAPDDLAAGCAVLLRAMLAASAAIAGVS